Proteins encoded in a region of the Anopheles aquasalis chromosome 2, idAnoAquaMG_Q_19, whole genome shotgun sequence genome:
- the LOC126572391 gene encoding calcium-activated chloride channel regulator 1-like — translation MARTLVLPVVVLAVVVLASLCTSAANGASSITVEKSAYKNVVIEIRDNIPVDNCQTILQNLEIMLTSASQYLFNALDSRVYFGEVSVILPNHWPQTCIPYNQTRTSASGETSDVTIRPHTKAEPSIWTQQYAGCGEPGEQIFLDPDILGRETIWREFIREWAKYRYGVFDEIGYDRDPVYPRCYINDDHKVKLTGCSDAPVNDEGLCGSPSSPVPVPYNISRVLDANARTSIMFAAEAKSVTMFCDEGTHNRYAPTKHNQMCDRRSTYDVILKHADFAPQNQMEFNPSVIINTVPKFSYKSRKLTRYVLVIGQTFVMRERETWSFLRRAIRKWIVYDLPASKTEIGIALANDTATYDMLPITSLQIEKNKDRIASFIPYTSSDLNRPTCLSCGISDAIHMLNEQTRHHGPASSIILVIAPGMDIEHESLARSARASKIRIATINYPIVEPRRPLDPLAEETGGAAYSVFECRDNSEKSLVTTYFELSNALFNIGKRYYEGNRNEFPVEIFRRVLVDSVGETNSQRSSRTVTGNFMLDPFMGPPAEFFIYVHNSENPLVSNVRLTNPNGIVYASMSDARASVRQLSLLSTINETGIWNYSIERFQGNPQPHYVQVIATPRSKYAPVIAARAWVHRGKAGGPIVIYAEVKKGDLPVVSAQVEVTVTRLDRVCERFREPVVMQSGGGSSERFLLLDTGAGDPDITKADGIYSRYFNADEFGGPGTYQLEVTVSDRGNTAYTLAEGASYTGTSSAQPGRCCGSVVPIPQKQSLDSFERILPPMTVFVSHADLVAAAKVPSGRISDLSADVEGMKVRLSWTSPDMGGRNVAKYEVKYATTIKDIVDNFDTAAVLWQHDEPFTFSIGEGSEFTMNITHEPHLFGQILYFAVRPYSTLTKDVEPGPISNYVRAFVTKPKPTTLYPPSSTGGTESYDSIWSSYDGIAKNGDSDSMDIIPRIAKTMDLGPELLLPIIAGILLLLALILIYCWFCVVKKRHDTHDDEQKKPIKSFKSDTKLSSSHSVIVTAAAGHAASSPSSNSTNSSSSSPNHQHHAGQTILSQSNSYDLGLSDHQQTVGIPTIYNIDDDVLLAKKRYSAVINMGGPAHPMEQQLIEELKQQQHIIDTQSFILPSVHPGGGQPGVNNGTLLNGNNNNNNNNNNCSVSIISTTSNNTTLTRTYNPNAATATIMVGGRTLSPYESWSASQLLQEHEQQHQRRHSPTLIDDLIDNNVHQPFYNAPLGGQSGGGGGLLHHVPTAHLHGANDQMSLLNNNHMSENGGGTPPAVPPLPIYTTSPSSGTGGGIDNTTSYVYGPSHGSSSGGSVHSVMGGTTTASNGSGTDTKKRRNVTMV, via the exons ATTATGCTAACATCGGCATCGCAGTACCTCTTCAATGCGCTCGACAGTCGAGTGTACTTTGGGGAAGTGTCCGTCATACTGCCAAACCACTGGCCGCAGACGTGCATACCGTACAATCAGACGCGCACCTCGGCCAGCGGCGAAACGAGTGATGTAACGATCCGGCCCCACACCAAGGCGGAACCATCGATCTGGACGCAGCAGTACGCCGGGTGCGGAGAGCCGGGCGAACAGATCTTCCTCGATCCCGACATCCTCGGTCGGGAGACGATCTGGCGAGAGTTTATCCGCGAGTGGGCCAAATATCGGTACGGTGTGTTCGATGAGATCGGTTACGATCGGGATCCGGTGTATCCGCGGTGCTACATCAACGACGATCACAAAGTGAAGCTGACCGGATGTTCCGATGCACCGGTCAACGATGAAGGGCTCTGTGGCAGCCCATCCTCCCCTGTACCGGTCCCGTACAACATAAGCCGCGTGCTGGATGCGAACGCACGGACCAGCATCATGTTCGCGGCGGAAGCGAAAAGTGTCACGATGTTCTGTGACGAGGGCACACACAATCGGTACGCACCGACGAAGCACAATCAGATGTGTGATCGGCGCAGCACGTACGACGTCATCCTGAAGCACGCGGACTTTGCGCCCCAGAACCAGATGGAGTTTAATCCGTCGGTCATCATCAACACGGTGCCCAAGTTTAGCTACAAGTCGCGCAAACTAACCCGCTACGTTCTCGTGATTGGGCAAACGTTCGTGATGCGAGAGCGGGAAACGTGGAGCTTTCTGAGGCGTGCGATACGCAAGTGGATCGTGTACGATCTGCCGGCGAGTAAAACGGAGATCGGTATTGCGTTGGCGAACGATACAGCGACGTACGATATGCTACCCATCACCTCGCTACAGATCGAGAAGAACAAGGATCGGATCGCTTCGTTCATTCCGTACACTTCGAGCGATCTGAATCGACCGACTTGCCTCAGCTGCGGCATCTCCGATGCAATCCACATGCTAAACGAACAGACACGCCACCATGGTCCGGCCAGTTCGATCATCCTGGTGATTGCACCGGGGATGGACATCGAACACGAATCGTTGGCACGGTCAGCACGCGCTTCCAAGATTCGGATCGCCACGATCAATTATCCGATCGTGGAACCACGCAGACCACTCGATCCGCTGGCGGAGGAGACGGGCGGTGCGGCTTACTCGGTGTTTGAGTGTCGTGATAACTCAGAGAAATCGCTCGTCACCACGTACTTTGAGCTATCGAACGCACTGTTCAATATCGGCAAACGGTACTACGAGGGTAACCGGAATGAGTTTCCGGTGGAGATCTTCCGGCGTGTGCTGGTCGATTCCGTGGGTGAGACAAactcgcagcgcagcagccGCACGGTGACGGGGAATTTTATGCTCGATCCATTCATGGGACCACCGGCCGAGTTCTTTATCTACGTGCACAACTCGGAGAATCCGCTTGTGTCGAATGTGCGGCTCACGAATCCGAATGGCATCGTGTACGCGTCGATGAGTGATGCACGTGCCTCCGTCCGCCAGCTCTCTCTGCTGTCGACGATCAACGAAACGGGGATCTGGAACTACTCGATCGAACGGTTCCAGGGTAATCCGCAGCCACACTACGTGCAGGTGATCGCAACACCACGCTCCAAGTATGCACCGGTCATTGCGGCCCGTGCCTGGGTTCATCGTGGCAAAGCGGGCGGACCGATCGTAATCTACGCCGAGGTGAAGAAGGGCGATCTACCGGTGGTGTCGGCACAGGTTGAGGTGACGGTCACCCGGCTCGATCGTGTCTGTGAGCGATTCCGGGAACCGGTGGTGAtgcagagtggtggtggtagcagtgAACGGTTCCTGCTGCTCGATACGGGTGCCGGTGATCCGGACATCACCAAAGCGGACGGTATCTACTCGCGGTACTTCAATGCGGATGAGTTCGGTGGCCCAGGAACGTACCAGCTCGAGGTGACGGTCAGCGATCGAGGCAATACGGCGTACACCCTGGCGGAAGGGGCCAGTTACA CCGGAACGTCCAGTGCCCAACCGGGACGTTGTTGCGGTAGTGTCGTGCCAATTCCGCAAAAGCAATCGCTTGACTCGTTCGAACGTATCCTGCCTCCGATGACGGTGTTTGTGAGCCACGCGGATCTGGTCGCTGCAGCGAAAGTCCCGTCCGGTCGCATCAGTGATCTGAGTGCCGACGTTGAGGGGATGAAGGTGCGACTCAGCTGGACCTCACCCGATATGGGTGGCCGGAATGTGGCCAAGTATGAGGTGAAGTATGCGACCACGATCAAGGACATTGTCGATAACTTCGATACGGCAGCCGTGCTGTGGCAGCACGATGAACCGTTCACGTTCTCCATCGGTGAGGGCAGTGAGTTTACGATGAACATCACCCACGAACCGCATCTGTTCGGTCAGATCCTTTACTTTGCCGTCCGGCCGTACTCGACACTGACGAAGGATGTGGAACCGGGACCGATCTCGAATTATGTGCGTGCATTCGtcacgaaaccgaaaccgaccaCACTTTATCCACCATCCAGTACCGGTGGTACGGAGAGTTACGATTCCATCTGGTCTTCGTACGATGGTATCGCCAAGAATGGGGACAGCGACAGTATGGATATCATACCGCGGATCGCGAAAACGATGGATCTCGGACCGGAGCTGCTGTTACCGATCATTGCCGGtattctgctgctactggccctCATCCTTATCTACTGTTGGTTCTGTGTGGTAAAGAAGCGTCACGATACGCACGACGATGAGCAGAAGAAACCGATCAAATCGTTCAAGAGTGATACGAAGCTGTCGAGCAGCCACAGTGTGATCGTTACGGCTGCGGCCGGTCATGCAGCATCTTCACCTTCCTCCAACTCGACCaactcgtcctcatcgtcaccgaatcatcagcatcacgctGGCCAAACGATTCTCTCCCAATCGAACTCGTACGATCTGGGGCTAAGCGATCATCAGCAAACGGTGGGCATTCCGACGATCTACAACATCGAcgatgatgtgctgctggccaagaaACGCTACAGTGCGGTGATCAACATGGGCGGCCCAGCGCACCCGATGGAGCAGCAACTGATCGAGGAgctgaagcaacagcagcacatcatcGACACGCAATCCTTCATTCTACCGAGCGTGCATCCTGGCGGTGGTCAACCGGGCGTTAACAATGGAACGCTACTCAacgggaacaacaacaacaacaacaacaacaacaactgcagtGTGAGCATCATTTCGACGACATCGAACAACACGACACTAACCCGGACGTACAATCCGAATGCGGCCACCGCGACCATCATGGTCGGTGGACGGACCCTCAGTCCGTACGAATCCTGGTCTGCATCGCAGCTGCTACAGGAGCacgaacagcaacaccagcgtcGCCACAGTCCCACCCTCATCGATGATCTCATCGACAATAACGTCCACCAACCGTTCTACAATGCGCCACTCGGTGGCCaatctggtggtggcggtggactCCTCCATCATGTCCCAACGGCGCACCTCCATGGTGCCAACGATCAAATGTCCCTGCTGAACAATAACCACATGAGCGAGAATGGCGGTGGCACGCCACCGGCGGTACCACCGCTGCCGATCTACACCACCAGCCCATCTTCGGGGACGGGTGGTGGGATCGACAATACGACCTCGTACGTGTACGGTCCAAGCCACGGTTCCTCGTCCGGTGGATCGGTCCATAGCGTTATGGGAGGGACGACAACGGCCAGCAATGGTAGTGGCACCGATACGAAGAAGCGCCGCAATGTCACCATGGTTTAA